The Cucurbita pepo subsp. pepo cultivar mu-cu-16 chromosome LG15, ASM280686v2, whole genome shotgun sequence genome contains the following window.
atatatatttcactTTATGTGATTGCACAGTGGGATGACCACGTGGCTTTAAGCACAAAACCGTTGGCAGAATGGGGTGTCTGAAAACTAACAGCTTTACTGATATTCAATCCCAAATTCACAAAGTGGTGAAAGGCTTTGTTGGGTCCACGCTGGACACTTGTGGGGTCCTTACTCTTACAACTTGGCATCTCGCCCACGtggatattttcttttttattttttaattttccaaatatatttatattaataatttatgaattaaccgtgggatctcaaaatcctcTTTGGGTCCCAATAGAATCTCCTCTAAGTACaattttcaaatctctttATCCAATGATTAATTCCATAAagtttaatttagttatgaaattaacaaattaatagcgtttagtaaataaaaacataacattaacaaaattttcaattaattatatgttgttttaaacatgttttttaatcttagtatcttttagaaaatgattatTCATTTGATACAGTTGAAACAGTGACACTCGACAACTAACTACATGAATCTTACACTAAAGTATATAGAAAATACATGCATCTTTATTGATCGAGCTTATATCTTAATCGcgtattttgtaaataatgtCGAACGTTGAAAATTCATTATCAACCAACCGAAATATGTCACATCATATATTtgctattcattttttaaaaatatacattattcaaattatcaaCTTGAACCTAGCTCAACTGGTTAAGACATATAGGTTCAAATTAGGAAGAATGAGTGATTCGTTTCCTTGTAGATCATGACCTTACCACTCGGTCTCCAAGGACCTCGGTTGCACTGTGGGTTCTCATTGGACACAGGTTAACCATAGGAAGTATGGTTCTAAAAGTGATTATGATTAGCTAATTTAGGCTCAACTTCTCACTTTACGTGAGCTGACCTAATGGTCGAGATGGATTTGAACAAAAACTCTCTAAAATGTCGAGAATCTAAGAGTTGTCTCGTAAAATTTTAACTGGgtgtgtgagatctcatatcaattGGAAAGAAGAACGGAGCATTCATggtaaaggtgtgaaaatctctccctagtagcggtgggcttggactgttacaaataatatcaaagctagacattgGGCAGTGTGCAAGCAAGTacgttgggctcccaagggggtggattgttagatcccacatcgattggagagggagacgaaacattcattgtaagggtgtgaaaacctctccctagtagacgcgttttaaaaccgtgagactgacaacgatatataataggccaaaacggacaatatctgctagtagtgggcttaggctgttacaaatgttattagAGCCGAACACcgggtagtgtgccagcgaggacgctggacctctaaaggggatggattacgagatcccacgtcggttaaagaggaaaaacgaagcattcgagtttgaaaacctctccttagtagacgcgttttaaaatcgtgagactgacaacaaTACCCAACGAGCAAAAactaacaatatctactagcggtggacttggactgttgtTACCGGGTGTGAATGAGTTGatatattataatgttttaaagtATGTAGTGCaatcatattataaaataataaaaagggaTCCATAAGTCATATGATTTGAGAATGACCCTCTTAATAAGCCCTCTTACCTTCTCACTTCCTTCCTCTATTTAAGCCTTTCTCAACCTCCTTCCCTCACTCCAAATCaaactctcttcttcttcttcttctccttctccaattttctctctcttaaaaaaccaatctctctctctctaacgaGGAACAATGGAGACCAATTGTGTTCCTAACGATGAACCCTTTTTGTTCTCTCAACGCAGCGTTTGGGTTAACGGTCCGGTGATCGTCGGCGCCGGACCGGCGGGGCTGGCGACGGCGGCTTGTTTGAGAGAACAAGGCGTTCCATTTGTAGTGATTGAACGAGCCGATTGCATAGCTTCGTTATGGCAAAAACGGACTTACGATCGGCTTAGGCTTCATCTTCCAAAGCAATTTTGTCAGCTCCCTCGGCTTCCATTTCCTCAAGAATTCCCAGAATACCCTTCCAAGAAACAATTCATTCAATATCTTGAATCCTACACACACAAATTCGAAATTAAGCCACGGTTTAACGAAACCGTTCAATCGGCTCGGTTCGATCAGACCGGTGGGCTTTGGCGTGTCAAAACAGAGTCCAGTTCCGGTGAGGTTGAGTACGTTTGTCAGTGGCTTGTTGTTGCCACCGGCGAGAATGCTGAGTGTGTCATGCCGGAAATTGAAGGTCTTAATGAATTTTCCGGCGAGGTTTTGCATGTTTCCGATTATAAATCCGGCGAGAGGTTTAAAGGGAAGAATGTTCTTGTCGTCGGATGTGGGAATTCCGGCATGGAAGTTTCTTTAGACCTTTGCAATCATGAAGCTTCTCCATCAATGGTGGTTCGGAGCTCGGTAAGAATCTCTAACCATATTTGTGGAACA
Protein-coding sequences here:
- the LOC111776249 gene encoding probable indole-3-pyruvate monooxygenase YUCCA8, whose amino-acid sequence is METNCVPNDEPFLFSQRSVWVNGPVIVGAGPAGLATAACLREQGVPFVVIERADCIASLWQKRTYDRLRLHLPKQFCQLPRLPFPQEFPEYPSKKQFIQYLESYTHKFEIKPRFNETVQSARFDQTGGLWRVKTESSSGEVEYVCQWLVVATGENAECVMPEIEGLNEFSGEVLHVSDYKSGERFKGKNVLVVGCGNSGMEVSLDLCNHEASPSMVVRSSVHVLPREVLGKSTFELAVLLMKWLPLWLVDKLMLILAWLVLGSIEKYGLKRPLMGPLELKNTTGKTPVLDIGALNKIRSGDIKVVPGIKRFNRTEVEFINGEKMSIDSVLLATGYRSNVPFWLQEREFFGKNGFPRTPFPNGWKGKSGLYAVGFTRRGLSGVASDAIKIAQDIGSVWREETKQQKKKNPIASLTRCISQF